The genomic segment CAGGTAATTAATAAAGACGGCAAGGTAATTGAAGGGCTTTACGCAGCAGGCGAAGTTACCGGAGGAATCCACGGTACCAACCGCCTTGGCAGTAACGCTTTAGCCGATATTACTGTATTCGGCAGAATTGCAGGCTGCAACGCTTCTAAATAAAATTCAATCAACCAAAAAGAGTGCAAGCCATAATGGAGTGCACTCTTTTTGTCAATATCATAAGATGTCCTTAAAACTACATAAACTAAAATTCAGTATGTAAAAACTTATCCTATTTTCAATTATTATTGCAAATTTATTATAAGGTGTTATATGGAAGGATTTTGAAATTTATAGTAAATATCATATAGGTTTTTAAAATTCGGTCTGCCCGCTGAATCAAGCAAATAAGCAGATTGTTGTGCACCTTCTTTTCTGTTGTCGTTTAACACTTTAATAATAGTTTTTGCATTATGAATACCGATACCATGCCCATAGTAAAGTTCGCCATTTAAGTCGATTACATTTTCGCCTTTCCATTGCGGTGTCAAAGGGTCTACGTCGGGGTTCGAAAAATATCTGCGGTCTCCCAGCAAATAATCTGACCTTTTTCGCATATATCCAACTTCTTTAAGCAGTTTGTCAATATAGTGCCAGTTCATCAGGTGGATTTTTGGGAACACTTTGTTAAACAGTTCTTCAGGGTAAATATTCAGCAGCGCTTTATAATAAATAATCATCATCGCCGTTGCACATTCTGTTGCATACTTTGAACTGTTTAAATAGATATCACCGATTGCATCGCTTGGCTTTGCGCCATTTTTTAAAACAAAACCTCCTTCTTGAGTCCGTTCCC from the Hydrogenoanaerobacterium saccharovorans genome contains:
- a CDS encoding protein-glutamine gamma-glutamyltransferase, whose protein sequence is MVIISNSPLDTEALEEKYKPNNVEKEIINTLSSSDKKYYYDSLDEFVFELRLRNEIVKSAIELDKSQLGFAVFRKSKCNEAYWERTQEGGFVLKNGAKPSDAIGDIYLNSSKYATECATAMMIIYYKALLNIYPEELFNKVFPKIHLMNWHYIDKLLKEVGYMRKRSDYLLGDRRYFSNPDVDPLTPQWKGENVIDLNGELYYGHGIGIHNAKTIIKVLNDNRKEGAQQSAYLLDSAGRPNFKNLYDIYYKFQNPSI